The genomic DNA TTCAGCAGAGCAGAGGAGGCCCAGGCAGTGCTAGGAGCCAAGGTGAGGTACACATCCTGAATGTCTATCAAGGACCCGCCTGTGTCAGAACAGAAGGGACCCCCCAGTGCTCGACTCCACCTGCCCAGTGTTGGCTCTGGAAGCCTTGAGCTGTGCCGGCTGGCTGCACCCTCAGGAATTTTCTCACATCCTCCTACAGGTTTCTAGGGGACGAACTGTCCAGGAAGACAGGAGCCCTGTGAAGCCCGAGAGCatctccccgcccccgccgccaaAAGAGCCTGTAAGTTGGCCTTTGTCAGAGCTGCCAAGGATGTGTTTCTCTACTGAGACTGTTgatcctctccctctgtctccaggcCTGTGGCACCCGATCTCCCACCATCCCGCTCACACTTCTACTTGTTGCTGTCAACTAGAGTCATCATGCTCCGCTCTCCAAAGCATCCGCGGCTCACGTTGGAACCAGACTTTCAGGCCCAAAATGAGATACAGGACCTGGCGGTGGCCGGTGTTCTCAAggctgagaaggaggaggaggaagacactTCCTCCTCTTGCTCTTTCAATTTCTCCtatccctccacctccccctccctgccttcctctcctgtGACCCCGGTTTccaaagaggagaaggaggtggaggaggaggagcctgagAAGGAGCCCGCCACAACATTGAGTCCTCCCCAGAACCCTCAGAGCCCCTGCTGCTTCTCCGTATCACGGAGCAcatcagaaggaggctccaatAGCCAAGAAGAAGAAGATACATGTTTCCCGCAGACCTCAACAGACACCGAATCTTCGCCCACAGACCCACTAGATGAGAAGGTAGCTGATTTAGTGAATTTCATGATCCTTAAGTACCGATTGCAGGAGCCTGTCACAAAGGCAGAAATGCTGATGGTTATCATGAAAAGGTACAGGAAACATTTCCCTGTGATCTTTAATAAAGCTTCTAAGTTTATGGAGGTGATCTTTGGCATTGATATGTGGGAGGTGGACATTTCTGTCCCCTCCTATATCTTTGTCAACTCACTGGAGCTCACTAGTGTTGAGGTGTCTAGTGACACCCACGGCATGCCTAAGAACGGTCTCCTGATAATCATCCTGGGTGTGATCTTCATAGAGGGCAATTGCATCCCTGAGGAAGACCTCTGGGATTTCCTGAATATTATGGGAGTGTATCCCGGGAGGGAGCATTTCATTTATGGGGAGCCCGGGAAGCTCATCACCACAGATTGGGTGTATGAGAATTACCTAGAATACCGGCAGGTGCCTGACAGCAATCCTCCACGCTACGAATTCCTGTGGGGTCCCAGGGCCCATGCTGAAATCACCAAGGTGAAAGTTCTAAAATTTTTGGTTAAGATCAAAGGGATTGAccccctttccttctcattttggTATGAGGAGGCTTTAAAATACGAGAAAGAGAGGGCTCAGGCCAGAATTGGATCTGGGGAAACTACTGCTGCCATATGTTCATTGCACAGCATTGATCAGCAGCTTCTGCCCCAACTGAAGAGGGAGCCCGAATATTCACTCTCTATTTGAAGAGGGCAGTCCTGGCTCTGAGTAGAGGGTCAGGGTCAAACTGGGGAGAACACAGTGTGCAACAACTTTGTGTTCCTGTTCTACATAGATGATTTggaagtttatctttttttaccttttggtGTTTTTCAAATGCTGTTTCTTTTACTGGAAGGTTTTTTAACTTTAGAATCTAAGTGTGTGAATGAATTTGTCACATATCTGTTGATGTTTCTCAGATTTAAGAATATGACTtttgatattttagaaaataaaatatcaaaatatcaaatatcacAATATCAAATATTGTGATCTGGGACAAGATAACAACACTGGAATGGGAATTTCcttggaaatggaaaagaaaatgggaaaaaaatggaatgtaaaAGGTGGTTCATTTTTGGATTCCCTTAACCACTAATTTATTGTtctgtaaaattaaaagacatataCCTGGACTTGCTTGGCTTACTGAAGAAAGTAGGCATAATCTTAATAAATCTTATTAAATGAAAGATCCTGCTTACTGGTTCATTTATTTGCCAAATGTTAATTGGGTATTTTCTCCTTAGAAAGCACTGTGTTGATAGCGGAAGTCACGCCTCTAATCATAAAACGGTAGGGGCTAGGAGCAGCAATCACCAGGAAGATGGTGAGATGTCTTCCAATACGTGAAGAACATGCGAAAACAAGGAGCGAGAAGGTGAAACTCCAGATGCGAGCAGTCAAGTAGAAATGCCCTGAGCCAAGGCAGTTTAGGAACCGTAGTTCCTCCTGTGTGTGGTAGCAGGGGCCGGACTCTCAGGTGATGTGTTCTAGAGGTGACAGAAAAGCCTGGAATAGGAAACTGCCTAGTAGTCAATTTTGTATCATGGAGAAGCCAGAGGGAAATCTCCATCCGGGGCAGGTATGGAAGATGGCCTGAGCTCTTGTCCCAGCGCGGTTAGCACAGTGCAGTGACTAGGTGTTCTATCCATCGTCTGCAATGATTTCCTGAGCATAGGGTAATAGTCCCTTGAGGTGGTACCCAGAAGCCACTTGGCTGCCACTCTTCCCTGGCCTGAGAGAACCAGAGCCTACaccattaaaataacattaaaggtaggttttattttttttttaaatgtatttatgtgttgTATTTTGgagtgtgcacgagcaggggagaggttcagagggagagggagagagagaatcttaagcagactccgcGCTCAGCATGGGgcacgacgcagggctcgatcccacaagcgtgggatcatgacctgagctgacatcaagactcagatgcccaactgactgagcctcgcAAGTGCCCCTAAAGGTAGGTTATCTTGAGTGTAATTAAGCCAAATCTAAGCATATTTCAGTTTTGGGGGAGagtgaaatgaaggaaaatagtGTTTTGGATGGATGAACagcaagaagggaagaaaggagttGGTCTTTGATTCAAAGTTTGGGAACTTGAGTTCTATCAGCTGAGAAAGGCTAACCCATAACCAAATTAATATACCCCCTAAGAgaaaaaatgtaatgaattttATCTGTGAAGCTGCACTTTTGCCTGATGTGATATTCTGTCTCCTATGGAGCTGTGTATCGTCTGAGATGTCCTCTATAAACACAAAatcccagaggagggggcagtAGGGTCTGGGGACAAAATAATATCAGAAATAGCTGCCATTTGTTAAAGATCCAataaatgccaggcactgtgccagctACTCTCCTTCACATACATTCCAGCAGCCTTGCTTCATTGTCAAACCCATTTGACAGATGATGAATCGAAGGCTCATAGTGATCAGTAATATCCCCAAGATTATACCCAGCCCAGTGATGGAGCTGGGACCATAACTCTGGTCTGAGTTTATTTAGGGCCCACATCGTTTCCACTCCCCATAACCTGAGGCAGGTTTTCTGTCCCACGCCATTTCTCTTAGTACTTCATAATGGTTCTCAGGTGGCAAAAGAGGGACGATGTGACAAGGTACTAAAAGCAGGCccctaaagaaggaagaggaaatgagcATAAAACATAATTTGGGAACTGATGGAGCTTCACTTATCTAGGGGACTCCTGCTCTGATCCCTCTGATACCTTCATAGCTGATTCTACCCAGGTCCTGGCATTTGTGTCCAGTCCCAGCAATTCCCTGAATTACAGCACCTTCCTCTGGGTCGTCCCATGTGCCCTCCCATTCCACTCTGAACCCTGGCCTACTGCCCAGCTTTTCACTGTCTCCTCTGACGGCTGTGCTCTGCTCCCAGTGGACACCCCTGAACCATCTGCCTTGCCCCTACCATAGGACATTCCTACCCCTGCAGAAGTCCCCTGgttgtcccaaaccactctggaGCCCTGACTGCAACAGCCCCATGGACATAAAAGTTTGATTTTGACAAGTGTTGTTTAGATCCATCTGTAGTAAATTGCATggtgaccgcccccccccccccccccccccgccaaagatATATCCAAGCCCTGATCTCCTATCGAATTCCCCCTCTATCTGAAAGTGGAGCATTCCTATGATAACATGGAGGAAAGACTACCATTAATTATATGGAAAACTTTTTTATCATTCCCAGACCCCCAAAAtcacctctcttaggcttttctgataccttaagACACATCTTGCTAGTAGATGCACAGAATAAATCAAGGTAAAGTACAGATGCTCAAAGACAACTTCAAAGTTATGGTGGAATGAGGCTGAGACGCTGAGTGTAGTTGctgggggagggagctggggagcaCTGCCCTTTCTGCTCGGGGTGTGTACCTCCCCTGCAAGGGCTCGCTGCAGGACAAATGCTGGCATCTAgttttgcttttcaccttttttttttcttaaaagattctttggatttctttcaggtAGCAGAAACGGGTACTGACCTAGATCTTTGATGACAGTGAAGTGGCAGAGTGTGAACTTTTGAACAACGGGGCACacctgtatgtgtgtatgtggccttatttggaagtagCAGTTTTGCAAACGTGAATGCCTTTTAGGAATCTTGAGTTGTGATTCTCTTGGacttagggtgggccctaaaaaCAGTGAGCGGCATGATAACGGACAGGAGAGTGAGATTTAAGCACACAGAGGACATGGAGGAGGGGCTGTGAAGAATGGAATCTGAGACTAGAGTGAAGCATCTGGAAGGAAAGAATGTCAAGGATGGCTGGCAGTTGTCAGAAGCAAGGAGAGAATCAGGAGACAGAGTTCTTCCTCCAAGTCTGCAGAAGGAGTCCCCTTGCTGACACCTTCATCTTGGACTGttagcctccagaactacgaaagaatacatttctgttgtttgaagccagcCAGTTTGGGGTACATTTTTATGACAGCCCTAGGATCATCCCCGCTGGGTGTATTTAAAAACCTGTCAAAGTGTTTTCCCAATAGGCTTGTGAGTGGAGTCTGATGTGACACATAATCTACCGGTTATCGGGATATAACTCTGAAGtcagagtttttttaaaaaaatgtttatttatcatagtcaggagaggggcagagagagagggagagagagaatcccgagcaggccccccactgtcagtgcagagcccagtgtggggctcgatcccacaaaccaggagat from Leopardus geoffroyi isolate Oge1 chromosome X, O.geoffroyi_Oge1_pat1.0, whole genome shotgun sequence includes the following:
- the LOC123594955 gene encoding melanoma-associated antigen 10-like → MLRSPKHPRLTLEPDFQAQNEIQDLAVAGVLKAEKEEEEDTSSSCSFNFSYPSTSPSLPSSPVTPVSKEEKEVEEEEPEKEPATTLSPPQNPQSPCCFSVSRSTSEGGSNSQEEEDTCFPQTSTDTESSPTDPLDEKVADLVNFMILKYRLQEPVTKAEMLMVIMKRYRKHFPVIFNKASKFMEVIFGIDMWEVDISVPSYIFVNSLELTSVEVSSDTHGMPKNGLLIIILGVIFIEGNCIPEEDLWDFLNIMGVYPGREHFIYGEPGKLITTDWVYENYLEYRQVPDSNPPRYEFLWGPRAHAEITKVKVLKFLVKIKGIDPLSFSFWYEEALKYEKERAQARIGSGETTAAICSLHSIDQQLLPQLKREPEYSLSI